The window GTGTCTTCGCGCCATCGCCCTGCAGCGCGGCGGCGAACAACGTCGCGATCCGGAGCATCTCCGCCTCCCCCATCCCCTGGGTGGTCACGGCGGCCGTGCCCAGCCGGACGCCCCGCTGATCCCCGTACGGGAGGGCGCAGGTGTCGAGCACGATCCCGGCGGCGGCCAGCCGGCCGCGGGCGGTCGGCCCGTCCATGCCCAGCGGGGCCGGGTCCGCGGTGAGCAGGTGCGTGTCGGTGCCGCCGGTGGTGATGGCGAACCCGCGCTCCTCGAGCGCGTCCGCCAGCACCCGGGCGTTGGCGACGACCCGGTGCGCGTACGTGGTGAAGGCCGGCCCGGCCGCCTCGCCGAAGGCCACGGCCTTGGCGGCGATGGTGTGCATCTGCGCCCCGCCCTGTGTGAAGGGGAACACGGCCCGGTCGATGCGCTCGGCGAACTCGGAGCCGCACAGGATCATCCCGCCGCGCGGCCCGCGCAGCACCTTGTGCGTGGTCGCGCAGACGATGTCGGCGTAGGGCACGGGGCTGGGCGCGGCCCCGCCGGCCACCAGCCCGATCGGGTGGGCGGCGTCGGCGATCAGGTAGGCCCCGACCTCGTCGGCGATCTCCCGGAAGGCCGAGTACTCGGGGTGGCGCGGGTAGGAGATGGACCCGCACACGATGGCCTTCGGCCGGTGCGCGCGGGCGAGGTCCTGCACCTGCTGGTAGTCGATGAGGCCCGTCTCGGCGTCGACCCCGTACCCGACGAAGTCGAACCATCGCCCGGAGAAGTTGGCGGGCGACCCGTGGGTGAGGTGCCCCCCGTACGAGAGCCCCATCGCCAGCACGGTGTCCCCGGGGCGCAGCAGCGCGGCGTACGCGGCGAGCACGGCGGAGGAGCCGGAATGCGGCTGCACGTTGGCGTGCTCGGCCCCGAACAGCACCTTGGCCCGCTCGACGGCCATCCGCTCGGCCAGGTCGGCGTATTCGCACCCGCCGTGGTGCCGGGCGCCGGGATACCCCTCGGCGTACTTGTTGGCGAGCGCGGAGCCGAGCGCGGCGAGTACGGCGGTCGAGGTGAAGTTCTCCGCAGCACTCAGCTGCAGCGTGCTGGCCTGCCGGTCCCGCTCCCCGGCGAGTACGTCGGCCATCTGCGGGTCCTGCCGGCGCAGCAGGTCCGTGGGCTGGGTGATGACGCTCATGGCGCGACTCCAGGGTGGTACCGGGTACCAGCCACTGTAGGCCGAGGCCACCCATCACGCCCGCTTTCACCCCGCCGACGCACATTCAGCCCCGCCGGGCCGAATCCAGCCCCGCCGGCGTTTGAGGCGCGGGTCCGGGCAGCGCCCGGGAAACGGAGAAAGGGCGGGGCGGGGAGAGAAGCCCCGCGCAGCGGAGCACACACGCACCCCGCAGGGTCAACGCGGCGCGGTCACACCCGTCAGGGCCGTCACCACGGGATCCAGCGCCTGGTTGATCTCGTCGCCGATCGACCGGAAGAAGGTGATCGGGGCCCCGTACGGGTCGTACACCTCGTCCGCGTCGGGCGACGGCGCCAGCAGCCACCCCCGCAGCGCGGCCGCGGCCCGCACCAGCGACCGCGCCCGCTCCACCATGCCGTCGTCCAGCGGCGGCAGCGTGGCCGGGTCTATGGCCCGCACCAGCCGGGTGAACTCCTTCAGCGTGAAGGTGCGCAGCCCCGCCGAATGACCCATCGAGATGACCTGCGCCCGGTGGTCACGGGTGGCGGTCAGGACGAGGTCGGCGCGTATGACGTGCTCGTCGAGGAGCTCCCGCCCGGTGAACCCGGAGGCGTCGGCCCCGAAGTCCGCCAGCACGGCGGCCGCGTTGGCCTCCATCGGGGCGCCCTCGTGGCCCCAGGTCCCCGCGCTCTCCACGATGAGGTCGCCGGTCACGATCCCGCCCAGCCGGTGCGACAGGGCGTGCCGCGTCAGCCGCTCGGTGATCGGCGAGCGGCACACGTTGCCGGTGCTGACGTGGAGTATGCGGAAAGTGTTTTCCTCGGCGCCCGCCGAGTGGTGCCACCCTGCTATGCCACGCCCCTCAGGGCTCACGGGGCCACCTCGAGGTCGGGTACGACCTCCCGCAGCTGCTCGGCGGTCAGCGCCCCCTCGCGCAGCAGGACGGGAACCTTGCCGGTGACGTCGACGATCGACGACGGCTGGATGCCGGGCGTCGGGCCGCCGTCCAGGTACACGGACACGGAGTCCCCGAGCATCTCGCGCGCCGCGTCGCAGTCCTCGGGCGCCGGGTGCCCGGACAGGTTGGCGGAGGACACGGCCATCGGGCCGACCTCGGTCAGCAGCTCGATGGCGACGGGGTGCAGGGGCATCCGCACGGCCACGGTGCCCTGGGTGTCCCCCAGGTCCCACGCCAGCGACGGCTGGTGCTTGGCGACCAGCGTCAGCGCGCCCGGCCAGAAGGCGTCGACGAGCTCCCAGGCCTGCTCGGAGAAGTCCGTGACGAGGCCGTGCAGGGTGTTCGGGGAGCCGATGAGCACCGGGGTGGGCATGCCGCGGCCCCGCCCCTTGGCGGCGAGCAGGTCGTGGACGGCCTCCGGGCTGAACGCGTCCGCGCCGATCCCGTACAGGGTGTCGGTGGGCAGCACGACGAGCTCGCCGCGGCGCACGGCGGATGCGGCTTCACGCAGACCCGTCTTACGGTCCGTCGCGTCGTTGCAGTCGTATCGCCGGGCCATCAGCGGGCCTCCTCGTGCAGCAGGGTGGTGGCGGGAATCGTCGCGCCGGTCACGGCAGTGCCTTGCGGGCCGTCGCGAAGCGCGGGCGGTTGTTGAGGTCCGGGTGGTCGGCCGCGTCGGCCCAGCCCCGTTCCTCGGCGAAGATCCACGGGACCTGGCCGCCCTGGGTGTCGGCGTGCTCGATGACGACGATGCCGCCGGGCCGCAGCAGCCGGTGGGCGGTGCGCTCGATACCGCGGATCGTGTCGAGGCCGTCCTCGCCGGAGAAGAGCGCCATCTCCGGGTCGTGGTCGCGGGCCTCGGGTGCGACGTACTCCCACTCGGTGAGCGGGATGTACGGCGGATTGGAGATGACCAGGTCGACCTGGCCGTCGAGCTCGGGCAGCGCGCTCAGGGCGTCGCCCTGGTGGACGGTGACCCGGGAGCCCTCGGCGTTCTTGCGGGTCCACCGCAGGGCTTCCTCGGACAGCTCGACCGCGTGCACGCGCGAGCGCGGCACCTCCTGCGCCATGGCCAGCGCGATGGCGCCGGAACCGGTGCACAGGTCCACGATCATCGGCTCGACCACGTCCATGGCCCGGACGGCGTGTATGGCCCAGTCCACGACCGACTCGGTCTCGGGCCGGGGTACGAAGACCCCGGGCCCGACCTGGAGCTCCAGGTACCGGAAGAAGGCGCGGCCGGTGATGTGCTGGAGCGGCTCGCGCGCCTCGCGGCGCGCGACGGCCTCCCAGTAGCGGGCGTCGAAGTCCGCGTCCTTGACGTGGTGCAGTTCCCCCCGCTTGACGCCGTGCACGAAGGCCGCGAGCTCCTCCGCGTCGAAGCGCGGTGAGGGCACGCCGGCGGCGGCCAGCCGCTGGGTGGCCTGGGCCACCTCGGCAAGCAGCAAGTTCACGCTGGTCCTCCGGGCTGCTGTCGTACGGGGGGGGTGAAGCAGGGATCAGGGTCAGTGCGCGGCCGCGAGCTTGGCCGCGGAGTCCGTGTCCACGCAGGCCTGGATGACCGGGTCGAGGTCACCGTCGAGCACTTGGTCCAAGTTGTACGCCTTGAAGCCGGTCCGGTGGTCCGAGATCCGGTTTTCCGGGTAGTTGTACGTCCGGATCTTCTCGGAGCGGTCCACGGAGCGCACCTGGCTGCGGCGCACGTCGGAGGCTTCCTGCTCGGCGGCCTCCTGGGCCGCGGCCAGCAGCCTCGAACGCAGGATGCGCATGGCCTGCTCCTTGTTCTGGAGCTGGCTCTTCTCGTTCTGGCAGGAGGCGACCACACCGGTCGGCAGGTGCGTGATGCGCACGGCCGAGTCGGTGGTGTTGACGGACTGGCCGCCGGGGCCGGACGAGCGGTACACGTCGATGCGGAGGTCGTTCATGTTGATCTCGACCTCGACCTCCTCGGCCTCCGGGGTGACGAGCACGCCGGCGGCGGAGGTGTGGATGCGGCCCTGGGACTCGGTGGCCGGAACCCGCTGGACGCGGTGCACGCCGCCCTCGTACTTCAGGCGGGCCCACACGCCCTGGCCGGGCTCGGTGGCGCCGTTGCCGCCCTTGGTGCGCACGGAGACCTGGACGTCCTTGTAGCCGCCGAGCTCGGACTCGGTGGCGTCGATGATCTCGGTCTTCCAGCCCACGCGCTCGGCGTAGCGCAGGTACATGCGCAGCAGGTCGCCGGCGAACAGCGCCGACTCGTCGCCGCCCGCGCCCGCCTTGACCTCGAGGAGCACGTCCTTGTCGTCGCTGGGGTCGCGCGGGACCAGCAGCAGGCGGAGCTTCTCGGTGAGCTCCTCGCGCTGCTGGGTCAGCTCCTTGGCCTCGGCTGCGAAGTCCGGGTCGACGGCCGCGAACTCCTTGGCCGTCTCGATGTCCTCGGCCGACTGCTTCCAGGCACGGAAGGTCGCCACGATCGGGGTCAGCTCCGCGTAGCGCTTGTTCAGCTTGCGCGCGTTGGCCTGATCCGAGTGGACCGAAGGGTCGGCGAGCCTCTTCTCGAGATCGGCGTGCTCGCCGATCAGTTCCTCGACCGCCTCGAACATCGGGGGCTCCTGTGGTGAAAGTACGAACGGGGTGGCTTGGCGAAACGACGACAAAGGCGCCGGTCCGGCCGCCCCCGAGTGGACAGGGAGCGGCCGCAGACCGGCGCCTGGGTCGCGCTACTTCTTGGCCGCACCCTTGCCGAAGCGCGCCTCGAAGCGGGCCACGCGGCCACCGGTGTCGAGGATCTTCTGCTTGCCCGTGTAGAACGGGTGGCACTCGGAGCAGACCTCGGCTCGGATGGAGCCCTCGGTCAGGGTGCTACGGGTGGTGAACGACGCGCCACAGGTGCAGCTGACCTGGGTCTCGACGTACTCGGGGTGAACATCGCGCTTCAAGGTGTCTCCTAGATTCGGGAGGGCGCCGGGTCGCAGGAGCCGAATTGCGCACTGCGTGAACCGGGGCCGACAGACCAGTCTGCCAGGACCGGGCTGCCTGTCAAAATTCTGAGGACGCCTCCCTCAACGGAGGGGGGCCCGCATCTATTCCGCGCCCCTGCGGAACCCGCCCGACAGCCACCCGGAACCATCCCGGAACCTGTCCGGGCAGGGGCTTCCAGGGGCTCCAAGGGGCTCTACTGGACGACCCCGCCGGCCGTGCTCTTGTCTCCGGTCGAGTGCTCGGTGGCCTCGGCGGGTATCGGCTGGTCCGCCAGCAGGGCGTCCCAGACCAGCTGCGACCCCTTCTTGAGCGGGGTGACGCGGTCCGGGTCGACGGCGTCGGTCGTCACCGGCAGGGTGATCATCTGCATGTCCTGGGCGTCGATGCCCTGGAGGCCCTGGGCGAAGCCCGCGAGGGACTTCACGTCACCGAGCGCCTTGTCGGTGGTGAGCGCCTTGGTGCCGGCGTCCGCGAGGTCGAGCAGCTTCTTGGGGTTGTCGAACAGGCCGACGCCCTTGACCTGCTTGATCAAGGCCTTGATGAAGGCCTGCTGCAGCTGTATTCGGCCGAGGTCGCCGCCGTCCCCGACGCCGTGGCGGGTACGGACGAGGCCGAGGGCCTGCTCACCGTTCAGCTGGTTGGGACCGGCCGGGAGGTCCAGATGGCTGTACGCGTCCTTGATCGGCTTGGTGGTGGTCACGTGGACCCCGCCGAGGGTGTCGATGATCTTCTTGAAGCCGGTGAAGTCGACCTCGATGTAGTGGTCCATGCGGATCCCCGACATCTTCTCGACGGTCTTGACCGCGCAAGCGGCCCCGCCGATCGTGTAGGCCTCGTTGAACTGCTTGCGGGTGCCACCGGGGTCCGTCTTCCCCTTGCCGGTGGGGCACTCGGGACGGGCCGTCATGGTGTCGCGCGGTATCGACACCACACTGGCCTTCTCGTGGCCGTCGTACAGGTGGACGATCATCGCGGTGTCGGAGCGGGCGGAGCCGCCGTCGTCCCGGCCGTACTCGCCGTTGGCGCCGCCGCGGGAGTCGGAGCCGAGGACGAGGATGTCCATCGAGCCGTTGTCGACGTTCTGCGGGCGGTCGGTGCCGAGGGCCTGGTCGATGTCGACGGTCTTCAGGTTGCCGTTGAACTTGACGTAGAAGTAGCCGAGGCCCGCGCCCCCCAGCAGGACCACTCCGGCAGCGCTCCAGGCGGCGATGACGACGGCCCTGCGCCGCTTCGCCGATTTGCGTCGGCGCCGGCCCGCGACACGCGGGCCGCTGCCCCTGCTGTCCTCGGTCATGCGCTCCTCGGTCCTGAGTCGGGTCCCCTGATCCGTTCCGGCCCGACGTCCACCCCGCGGGTCCTCTGACACAGACGGACGAACGTGCCGGAGGGTTCCACACCCACAGGAACCGCCCGGATCGCCACAGTCGCGGCACCGGCCGGGGCACCCTGCGCGGCCCGCCTCCACCTGCGGGTTCCCCATACGGACGGAGCTACGCGCCGGCGTCGACCGGGGGCGGGAGTGTGGCGAAGCTCGCACGGGGCCCACGCAGCCGTACGGGCCCCCGTACGGCCGCGTGGACGGCGGCACGGGCACAGGAGGACCCGGGGAGACCAGGGGCACGGACGCACGGGGGCACAGGCGCACGCGGGCACAGGCGCACGCCGACGCCCTCTCAGACGCACGGCAGCCCCCGCCGCGGGTGCGACGGGGGCTGCCGTGGTGATGCCGTGGTCCGACCTCAGTCGTCGTTCTTGCCCGACGGGGTCGTCTTCGCGATCTGCATCAGGAACTCGGCGTTCGACTTCGTCTGCTTCATCTTGTCGAGCAGCAGCTCGATCGCCTGCTGCGAGTCGAGCGCGTGCAGCACCCGGCGCAGCTTCCAGACGATGGCGAGCTCCTCCGCGTTGAGGAGGATCTCCTCCTTGCGGGTGCCCGACGGGTCGACGTCGACGGCCGGGAAGATGCGCTTGTCGGCGAGCTTCCGGTCGAGCTTGAGCTCCATGTTGCCGGTGCCCTTGAACTCCTCGAAGATCACCTCGTCCATGCGCGAGCCGGTGTCGACCAGCGCGGTGGCCAGGATGGTCAGCGAGCCGCCGTCCTCGATGTTGCGCGCGGCACCGAAGAAGCGCTTCGGCGGGTACAGCGCGGTCGAGTCGACACCACCGGACAGGATGCGGCCGGAGGCGGGGGCCGAGAGGTTGTACGCGCGGCCCAGACGGGTGATGGAGTCCAGCAGGACGACCACGTCGTGACCCAGCTCGACGAGACGCTTGGCGCGCTCGATGGCCAGCTCGGCGACGGTGGTGTGGTCCTCGGCCGGGCGGTCGAAGGTCGAGGAGATGACCTCGCCCTTGACCGACCGCTGCATGTCGGTGACCTCTTCCGGACGCTCGTCGACCAGGACGACCATCAGGTGGCACTCGGGGTTGTTGACGGTGATCGCGTTGGCGATCGCCTGCATGATCATGGTCTTGCCGGTCTTCGGCGGGGCCACGATCAGGCCTCGCTGGCCCTTGCCGATCGGCGACACGAGGTCGATGATGCGGGTCGTCAGCACGCCCGGGTCGGTCTCCAGGCGGAGCCGGTCCTGCGGGTAGAGCGGGGTCAGCTTCTGGAACTCCGGTCGGCCGCGGCCCGATTCGGGCGCCATGCCGTTCACCGAGTCCAGACGCACAAGGGCGTTGAACTTCTCGCGGCGCTCGCCGTCCTTGGGCTGGCGCACGGCACCGGTGGTGTGGTCGCCCTTGCGCAGCCCGGCCTTGCGGACCTGGGCGAGGGAGACGTACACGTCGTTGGGGCCGGGCAGGTAGCCCGAGGTCCGGATGAACGCGTAGTTGTCGAGGATGTCGAGGATGCCCGCGACGGGGATCAGGACGTCGTCGTCGGCGACCTGCGGCTCGGCCGGCGCGAACTCGTCGCGGCCACGACGGCCACGGCGGTCGCGGTAGCGGCCACGGCGGCCACGGCGGCCGTCCTCACCGTCGAAGTCGTCCTGGGGACCGGTGTCCTGGCGGTCCTGACGGCCCTGCTGACCCTGGCCCTGGCCCTGGCCCTGGCCCTGGCCCTGGCCGCGACCGCCCTGCTGCTGGCGGTCGGCGCGGTCCTGACGGCCGCCGCCCTGGCCACCCTGCGCACCCTGGCCGGGAGCCTGGCCACCCTGGCCCTGGCCGCCCTGGCCCTGGTCGTCGGCCTTGGCGCCGCGGTCGCGGCGGTCGCGCTGTCGGTCGCCGCGCTCGGCGCGGTCACCGCGGTCACCGCGGTCGCGGCGATCGCGACGGCCGCGGCCCTCGCCGTCCTGGCCCTGCGCCTGGCCGGCGGAGACCGCGGTGGCGGCTTCGGCCTTGGCCTCGGAGGGCGCGGTGGCGGCGGGTACGGTCTCGGTCTTCTGCTCGACCTGCACGGCGACGGGGGCCGAGGTCTCCGGGCTGCCGGAGGGGGCCGTGGCCCGACGGCGGCGGCGCTCGCCGACCGGGGCGTCGTCGCTGGCCGGCTGGCCCGGGATCTCGATCTGCGCCTGCGCGGCAGGCTTCTCGGCGGGCGCCTCTGCGGCGGCCTCACCCGTGCGGGCCTTGCTGGTGGCACGGCGCTTCGGCTTGGCCTCGGCGGTGTCAGCGGCGGCGGAGGCCGCGGCCTTGGGGGCGCTGCTGCCCGCCTGCGCCTCCTTGATGACCTCGATCAGCTGGCTCTTGCGCATGCGCGCAGTGCCCCTGATCCCGAGGCCCGACGCGACCTGCTGCAGCTCGGCCAGGACCATGCCGTCAAGGCCGGTGCCGGTGCGTCGACGCTTGGGGGCGGCGCCCGCGGCGGGGGCACTGGTGTCGACAGAGGTGTCGGCAGCGCCCATCAGATCGGTGGTGTCGCTCACGAAGGGTCCTTCCCTGGAGCGGACGTCGGCCTGTCTGGCTCGGCGACCGGTTGTGCTGTCCGACAACAGTCCTAGGTGTGGACCGTGCCGGGGCGGTGGTCCGCCGATAGATACGGCGGAGAGAAACGTGCATGGGTGGTTCCGGCGAGAAGCCCCCGAGCTGAAAGCGTGGGAATGTCACGCCGATTCCGGAGCGTGCTCATAACTGCTGGAAGTGATCAAAGCAGTCGGGGAGGCTCCCGGAAGAAATGTGGTCCCGAATGGGGACACTGAGCACCGAGCCATGGCGGCTTCCGATGCGCACTTGAGACTAACACTACCGGATCCAATAGTTATTCCCCCTCTCAATCACCGGCAATCGCACCCTTCCGCGCGGGCGGCCTGCCCTGGCCGCCCGCCCCGTGGCCGGCTGTGCATCCGAAGCGGCGGACTAGCCGCCCTGGGTGCCCAGCGGAAGGACGCTCGCGCCCGCGGCGTCGAGTGCGAGCCGGTTGGCCGCCCACCCCTCGCCCGCGAGCTGCGCGACCTTGTCGGCCGCGTCGTTGTCGACCAGCGCAAGGACCGTCGGGCCCGCGCCGGAGATGACCGCGGGGATGCCGTCCGCCCGCAGCCGGTTGACGAG of the Streptomyces sp. NBC_01294 genome contains:
- the glyA gene encoding serine hydroxymethyltransferase, giving the protein MSVITQPTDLLRRQDPQMADVLAGERDRQASTLQLSAAENFTSTAVLAALGSALANKYAEGYPGARHHGGCEYADLAERMAVERAKVLFGAEHANVQPHSGSSAVLAAYAALLRPGDTVLAMGLSYGGHLTHGSPANFSGRWFDFVGYGVDAETGLIDYQQVQDLARAHRPKAIVCGSISYPRHPEYSAFREIADEVGAYLIADAAHPIGLVAGGAAPSPVPYADIVCATTHKVLRGPRGGMILCGSEFAERIDRAVFPFTQGGAQMHTIAAKAVAFGEAAGPAFTTYAHRVVANARVLADALEERGFAITTGGTDTHLLTADPAPLGMDGPTARGRLAAAGIVLDTCALPYGDQRGVRLGTAAVTTQGMGEAEMLRIATLFAAALQGDGAKTRTEVNELTLEFPPYRE
- a CDS encoding arsenate reductase/protein-tyrosine-phosphatase family protein; the encoded protein is MSPEGRGIAGWHHSAGAEENTFRILHVSTGNVCRSPITERLTRHALSHRLGGIVTGDLIVESAGTWGHEGAPMEANAAAVLADFGADASGFTGRELLDEHVIRADLVLTATRDHRAQVISMGHSAGLRTFTLKEFTRLVRAIDPATLPPLDDGMVERARSLVRAAAALRGWLLAPSPDADEVYDPYGAPITFFRSIGDEINQALDPVVTALTGVTAPR
- a CDS encoding L-threonylcarbamoyladenylate synthase, translated to MARRYDCNDATDRKTGLREAASAVRRGELVVLPTDTLYGIGADAFSPEAVHDLLAAKGRGRGMPTPVLIGSPNTLHGLVTDFSEQAWELVDAFWPGALTLVAKHQPSLAWDLGDTQGTVAVRMPLHPVAIELLTEVGPMAVSSANLSGHPAPEDCDAAREMLGDSVSVYLDGGPTPGIQPSSIVDVTGKVPVLLREGALTAEQLREVVPDLEVAP
- the prmC gene encoding peptide chain release factor N(5)-glutamine methyltransferase, with the translated sequence MNLLLAEVAQATQRLAAAGVPSPRFDAEELAAFVHGVKRGELHHVKDADFDARYWEAVARREAREPLQHITGRAFFRYLELQVGPGVFVPRPETESVVDWAIHAVRAMDVVEPMIVDLCTGSGAIALAMAQEVPRSRVHAVELSEEALRWTRKNAEGSRVTVHQGDALSALPELDGQVDLVISNPPYIPLTEWEYVAPEARDHDPEMALFSGEDGLDTIRGIERTAHRLLRPGGIVVIEHADTQGGQVPWIFAEERGWADAADHPDLNNRPRFATARKALP
- the prfA gene encoding peptide chain release factor 1 yields the protein MFEAVEELIGEHADLEKRLADPSVHSDQANARKLNKRYAELTPIVATFRAWKQSAEDIETAKEFAAVDPDFAAEAKELTQQREELTEKLRLLLVPRDPSDDKDVLLEVKAGAGGDESALFAGDLLRMYLRYAERVGWKTEIIDATESELGGYKDVQVSVRTKGGNGATEPGQGVWARLKYEGGVHRVQRVPATESQGRIHTSAAGVLVTPEAEEVEVEINMNDLRIDVYRSSGPGGQSVNTTDSAVRITHLPTGVVASCQNEKSQLQNKEQAMRILRSRLLAAAQEAAEQEASDVRRSQVRSVDRSEKIRTYNYPENRISDHRTGFKAYNLDQVLDGDLDPVIQACVDTDSAAKLAAAH
- the rpmE gene encoding 50S ribosomal protein L31, with the protein product MKRDVHPEYVETQVSCTCGASFTTRSTLTEGSIRAEVCSECHPFYTGKQKILDTGGRVARFEARFGKGAAKK
- a CDS encoding LCP family protein, with the protein product MTEDSRGSGPRVAGRRRRKSAKRRRAVVIAAWSAAGVVLLGGAGLGYFYVKFNGNLKTVDIDQALGTDRPQNVDNGSMDILVLGSDSRGGANGEYGRDDGGSARSDTAMIVHLYDGHEKASVVSIPRDTMTARPECPTGKGKTDPGGTRKQFNEAYTIGGAACAVKTVEKMSGIRMDHYIEVDFTGFKKIIDTLGGVHVTTTKPIKDAYSHLDLPAGPNQLNGEQALGLVRTRHGVGDGGDLGRIQLQQAFIKALIKQVKGVGLFDNPKKLLDLADAGTKALTTDKALGDVKSLAGFAQGLQGIDAQDMQMITLPVTTDAVDPDRVTPLKKGSQLVWDALLADQPIPAEATEHSTGDKSTAGGVVQ
- the rho gene encoding transcription termination factor Rho, which translates into the protein MSDTTDLMGAADTSVDTSAPAAGAAPKRRRTGTGLDGMVLAELQQVASGLGIRGTARMRKSQLIEVIKEAQAGSSAPKAAASAAADTAEAKPKRRATSKARTGEAAAEAPAEKPAAQAQIEIPGQPASDDAPVGERRRRRATAPSGSPETSAPVAVQVEQKTETVPAATAPSEAKAEAATAVSAGQAQGQDGEGRGRRDRRDRGDRGDRAERGDRQRDRRDRGAKADDQGQGGQGQGGQAPGQGAQGGQGGGRQDRADRQQQGGRGQGQGQGQGQGQGQQGRQDRQDTGPQDDFDGEDGRRGRRGRYRDRRGRRGRDEFAPAEPQVADDDVLIPVAGILDILDNYAFIRTSGYLPGPNDVYVSLAQVRKAGLRKGDHTTGAVRQPKDGERREKFNALVRLDSVNGMAPESGRGRPEFQKLTPLYPQDRLRLETDPGVLTTRIIDLVSPIGKGQRGLIVAPPKTGKTMIMQAIANAITVNNPECHLMVVLVDERPEEVTDMQRSVKGEVISSTFDRPAEDHTTVAELAIERAKRLVELGHDVVVLLDSITRLGRAYNLSAPASGRILSGGVDSTALYPPKRFFGAARNIEDGGSLTILATALVDTGSRMDEVIFEEFKGTGNMELKLDRKLADKRIFPAVDVDPSGTRKEEILLNAEELAIVWKLRRVLHALDSQQAIELLLDKMKQTKSNAEFLMQIAKTTPSGKNDD